TCCTTCAACTCACCAGGCCTCTTCATGTGCTCACAGCCCAGCCAGGTGGAGGACGCTCTGTCTGCGGAGGcgggtgaggaagaggaagaggaagaggaggagacagcccctgccccagctcctgctCCTGAAGAGCCCGCGGAGCCCTCGCTGGCAGAAGCCAGCCAGGTTCTGGGGGCCTCAGAGATCAGGCAGGTTCGAGCACAGCCCATGGCACGAGGATTTCAGCCCTGAGCCTGAGGGTCCTGCCCTCTTGCCCTGGCCCAGCCGGGGGCCAGGGACAAGACGGCCGCTCCCGCTCTACTGCAAagctgggtggagggtgggaggatgAGGTGGGGGGATTAGAAGGAGGGATTCAGCATCTCGTCTGTTCTCCGGCCTCAAGGGGCCAAGATGACCAAGGGGAGAGAGACCCGAGAGAGACTGACCTGAGCTCAACTCtcgactctgccacttactcccCATGTGGGCTTTAGGCAACTTgcttcacctccctgggcctcagtttcctcatctgtaaaatggggacaataatccCTCTCTCCAGGGGCTACTGCTAATGGGCATGAAAGTCCCTTGGGAACAGTAAACTGCTGTGTAACCTGTGAAGCACCATGCCTGTGTGAGGGTCCTCTGAGACCCCAAGGatgtggggaaggagggtgggaggagcaggaTCCCTCGCTCACCTCTAGCCCTGTCCCCAGCTCAGCCTCCACCTCCCGCCAAGAGTCAGGGGCTATTCCTGGAGTCTGGCCTTCTGCACGTCGAGGGACGGCTTCAGCCTGCGGAGCCTGTACAGGCAGATGGAGGGCCACGGCGGGCCGGTGCTGCTGGTGCTGAGGGACCAGGATGGGCAGGtgagctgggccaggccccaACCTGAGGCTCTGGGGGCCCCCAACCAGGTCCCAGCGGGTCCTGCCCCAGGGCAGCCTCAGGGACGAGAGGGCAGAGGTGATAGTCTAAGTCACCTGTACTGGACACTGATGATGACACTGAGACCTAGCCTGCTCTGAGCCatctcctcattcattcattccctgatTCACTGATTCAATACATGTATATtaagcaccttctgtgtgccaggttAGATGTGGACCAGAGCAGGATTGAGACGGAGCCGGTTCCAGCCCTCTTGGAGCTAAATGCCTAATGGGGGGGTGGGGCCAGATGTTAAGCAAATAATCATTCAACTGTAAATGTAAAACTGCATCTTTATCCTCAGAAGCACAAGAAACCGGGGagggattttaagcagaggatcTACACCTGAATGACCGATCCATTTAGGTTTTGAAAACATCCCGCTGCAGGTGGGGAAAGAAGGGCTTGGAGAGTGACAGCGACCAGCAGGGACCTGCAGAGGGCACGCCTCAGCTCCAGCCCGTCTCTCCACTGGGGGCACTTCGGGCAGGCTCTCTAGGCAGGGGTGGGAGCTGGTCACCGCTCTTCTGTGGCAGGAACAAGTCAGAGCTGGCAGAGATCTCAGGGGTCCCAGAGGAACCCCACTGG
The Equus przewalskii isolate Varuska chromosome 21, EquPr2, whole genome shotgun sequence DNA segment above includes these coding regions:
- the TLDC2 gene encoding TLD domain-containing protein 2 isoform X2, with product MKGLRWRYTRLPSQVEDALSAEAGEEEEEEEEETAPAPAPAPEEPAEPSLAEASQVLGASEIRQLSLHLPPRVRGYSWSLAFCTSRDGFSLRSLYRQMEGHGGPVLLVLRDQDGQMFGAFSSSAIRLSKGFYGTGETFLFSFSPQLKVFKWTGSNSFFVKGDLDSLMMGSGSSSLVCCQMRGLGWTKDAL